From Rubripirellula reticaptiva, the proteins below share one genomic window:
- a CDS encoding fatty acid desaturase family protein has translation MCKNHQPISVSSRKIVADLFDHNAAIYWTDFLFSLAVAYGAAAVYFSASMLSATQIISFLIAGCGLYRVASFMHEIVHFRSREMRTFRIVWNLLAGIPMLTPTFFYESHVDHHNARHYGTDHDGEYLPLAASSHWSIGVFLAQIFLQPILVTLRFLLTPLTFLHPRLRLWTLQHASSFVIDFKYCRMIPPRAPLRTWALMDLACSIRAWAIFACVIAGVTQWTRLPQLYCLAAFALGLNHIRTLAAHRYLSHGQPLSHDDQVLDSANVTGTTVFTELLFPLGMRYHGLHHLFPRLPYHNLGIAHRRLMAELPKDSAYRATVYPSWFSVVRELVENSRWDQGSASPG, from the coding sequence ATGTGTAAAAACCACCAACCGATTTCTGTCAGTTCTCGCAAGATCGTGGCGGACCTTTTCGATCACAATGCGGCAATTTACTGGACGGATTTTTTGTTCAGCCTAGCAGTCGCCTATGGTGCAGCAGCGGTATACTTTAGCGCATCTATGCTATCGGCGACCCAGATCATTAGCTTCTTGATCGCTGGCTGCGGACTCTATCGCGTTGCTTCCTTCATGCATGAAATCGTTCATTTCCGATCCAGGGAAATGCGAACTTTTAGAATCGTTTGGAATCTGCTTGCTGGGATTCCGATGTTAACGCCAACGTTCTTTTACGAGAGCCACGTCGACCATCACAACGCGAGACACTACGGGACCGATCACGATGGCGAGTACCTGCCGCTTGCAGCGTCATCGCATTGGTCCATCGGGGTATTTCTTGCTCAGATTTTCCTGCAACCGATATTGGTGACTTTGCGATTCCTGTTAACCCCCCTTACGTTCTTGCATCCCCGATTGAGACTCTGGACACTTCAGCATGCATCCTCGTTCGTCATCGATTTCAAGTATTGTCGGATGATTCCCCCGCGTGCGCCGCTACGCACTTGGGCACTGATGGATCTCGCGTGCAGCATCCGCGCATGGGCGATTTTTGCGTGCGTGATTGCAGGCGTGACACAGTGGACACGACTTCCTCAGCTTTATTGCCTCGCCGCTTTTGCGCTTGGATTGAACCACATACGCACGCTGGCGGCTCATCGATATCTTTCGCACGGGCAACCTTTATCGCACGACGATCAAGTTTTGGACTCGGCGAATGTGACAGGCACAACCGTTTTCACTGAATTGCTGTTTCCTTTAGGAATGCGTTATCACGGCTTGCACCACCTGTTCCCCAGACTGCCTTACCATAACCTAGGGATTGCCCACCGGCGGTTGATGGCCGAATTGCCGAAGGACTCAGCCTATCGAGCAACGGTATATCCAAGTTGGTTCTCGGTCGTCCGCGAGCTTGTGGAAAATTCACGCTGGGACCAGGGTTCCGCTTCCCCCGGATAA